In the Topomyia yanbarensis strain Yona2022 chromosome 3, ASM3024719v1, whole genome shotgun sequence genome, one interval contains:
- the LOC131691265 gene encoding ATP-dependent RNA helicase DDX24 produces MVKKSSNFRTKSRKITLTGAKTLPDASWKQVKLSGPVISDDGGDLAGLIGLEILESYDRSLVKKDKKKVKNDSDDDKGEQSKQKSKRKRNNSDSSSDEDTKIYSRNERRGKNGHQVSTVPSDSDEDSDFDDKHRKQKSKIEPKKAKRAAVGEEDVSFPGKFVLLKKPIDVTNKSQKTNKKRNSKKSNRKTTSVTTIDASAYSVTEYFQWTELGVSEPIIRALADRGFRNPTEIQKLSLPAAIMGNRDLLGAAETGSGKTLAFGIPLLEGIMKLKETGQTSAKIPVNRKEPEDSRKGHELTPPPEELEYYPDPIVAEADVGMTNGLEKVQQNKPLYALIITPTRELAVQINDHLKAVAKYTGIQIATVFGGLATVKQERILKKCPEIVIATPGRLWELIQSGNPHLGKVGEIRFLVIDETDRMLEKGHFDELKQLLEMINQDEETTKLRRNFVFSATLTIDHDLPEKLRLKSKNKNLQITKETPGQRLNNLIQIIGMTNPKVVDITQQHGTAYSLIESRILCKAEHKDYHLFYFLRRHPGRTLVFCNSIECVKRLVSLFGYLNCDPLSLFGSMQQRQRLKNLERFTQNPTALLIATDVAARGLDIPNVDHVIHYQVPKTTENYVHRSGRTARASKEGITVLLIGADEVKDYVKLNQNLGRTEDLPMYPMSERMMKQIKERVNLARDIERMDLHQRRNNETQSWEEKVAKEFMSDSDLDSEQEEERKLAKSKEKRQMKARRLELSRLLATPIIMDRVMMKFPTSSMTDSFPSQKEQSAINLVRQVAEENIQLKKQRNKKRKRND; encoded by the exons ATGgttaaaaaatcgtcaaattttAGGACTAAGTCCAGAAAAATTACACTAACTGGTGCTAAAACACTCCCGGATGCCTCGTGGAAACAGGTAAAGCTTAGCGGGCCAGTGATCTCAGACGATGGAGGCGACCTGGCCGGGTTGATTGGTTTGGAAATTCTAGAAAGTTACGACCGATCGCTAGTCAAAAAAGATAAGAAG AAAGTAAAGAACGACTCTGATGATGACAAAGGTGAACAGTCTAAGCAAAAATCCAAGCGAAAACGGAACAATTCTGACAGTAGTAGCGACGAGGACACAAAAATATATTCCAGGAATGAGAGACGCGGAAAAAATGGGCATCAAGTGAGCACAGTACCTAGTGATTCGGACGAAGATTCCGACTTTGATGATAAACATcgcaaacaaaaatcaaaaatcgagcCGAAAAAAGCAAAACGAGCAGCTGTCGGCGAAGAGGATGTATCGTTTCCTGGTAAGTTTGTTCTGCTGAAGAAGCCAATTGATGTTACCAACAAAAGCCAAAAAACAAACAAGAAACGAAACAGTAAGAAATCAAATCGGAAAACCACTTCTGTGACAACTATTGATGCTAGTGCTTATTCCGTAACGGAATATTTT caatggaccgagttgGGTGTATCGGAACCAATTATCCGCGCCCTGGCTGACAGAGGTTTTCGTAATCCAACGGAAATTCAAAAACTTTCCCTGCCGGCTGCCATTATGGGGAATCGTGACCTACTCGGTGCAGCAGAAACGGGTAGCGGAAAAACTTTGGCATTTGGTATTCCACTTTTGGAGGGTATCATGAAGCTCAAAGAAACTGGGCAAACGTCTGCAAAAATACCAGTGAATAGGAAGGAACCAGAAGATTCTCGCAAGGGACACGAATTAACACCACCTCCGGAAGAGCTGGAATATTACCCGGATCCAATCGTTGCTGAGGCAGACGTTGGCATGACGAATGGCCTAGAGAAGGTACAGCAAAATAAGCCTCTTTACGCGCTAATAATAACACCGACGCGTGAGCTGGCTGTCCAAATTAATGATCATTTAAAAGCGGTCGCCAAGTACACGGGAATTCAAATAGCCACCGTATTCGGAGGACTGGCCACCGTCAAGCAGGAAAGAATACTAAAGAAATGTCCCGAGATTGTTATCGCCACCCCCGGTCGGCTTTGGGAACTTATTCAGAGTGGAAATCCACATCTCGGTAAAGTAGGGGAAATTCG TTTCTTAGTCATCGATGAAACGGACCGGATGCTCGAAAAGGGTCACTTCGATGAGCTTAAGCAACTGCTGGAAATGATCAATCAAGACGAGGAAACTACCAAACTTAGGAGAAATTTCGTCTTTTCTGCTACGCTTACGATAGATCACGATTTGCCAGAGAAGCTACGGTTAAAGtctaaaaacaaaaatcttcaaatcacCAAGGAAACTCCTGGCCAGCGGCTAAACAATCTGATCCAAATAATCGGAATGACCAACCCGAAAGTAGTGGACATCACTCAGCAACACGGAACGGCTTACAGTCTTATCGAATCGCGAATCCTTTGCAAGGCGGAGCACAAAGATTACCACTTATTCTACTTCCTCCGACGTCACCCAGGACGTACGCTTGTCTTCTGTAACTCGATCGAATGTGTTAAACGACTTGTTTCGCTGTTTGGTTATCTGAACTGCGATCCGCTCAGCTTGTTTGGAAGCATGCAACAACGTCAACGATTGAAAAATCTTGAACGTTTCACCCAGAATCCAACTGCTTTGCTGATTGCGACCGATGTTGCGGCTCGTGGTTTGGATATTCCCAACGTGGATCACGTTATTCACTATCAGGTTCCAAAAACGACGGAAAACTATGTGCACCGTTCCGGCAGGACGGCTCGCGCCAGTAAGGAGGGCATCACTGTGTTGTTAATTGGAGCGGATGAAGTGAAGGATTACGTCAAGTTGAACCAGAATCTTGGCAGGACCGAAGATTTACCCATGTATCCAATGTCCGAACGGATGATGAAGCAGATTAAGGAGCGTGTTAATCTGGCACGAGATATAGAGCGCATGGATTTGCATCAGAGACGAAATAATGAAACGCAAAGCTGGGAAGAGAAGGTAGCGAAAGAATTCATGAGTGATTCGGATTTAGACAGTGAACAAGAGGAAGAACGGAAATTGGCAAAAAGTAAGGAAAAACGACAGATGAAGGCGAGGCGTTTAGAGCTAAGTAGACTGCTTGCCACGCCGATCATAATGGATCGGGTGATGATGAA ATTTCCCACTTCTTCTATGACAGATAGTTTCCCATCCCAAAAGGAACAGTCTGCTATCAATTTAGTTCGACAAGTAGCCGAAGAAAATATTCAGCTAAAAAAACAGCGAAACAAGAAACGGAAGAGAAATGATTAA
- the LOC131691266 gene encoding sister chromatid cohesion protein DCC1 — protein sequence MIFSQDYERTVSDVRTIIKYAKLDHNNLTNTAQAIYYPDTDVSPNLSNLKLLEADEHILEQIKEGKVVSFKGALNEKVVLCTESRTYEIKEAEISNSLLLVPHLKQAQATSRSPIKSPKGGVNTSLDSSTEEVVEEVDSIDEIERKNVVKIFHDYFECRQVKPKYRKIIDLLRLTRYSGAENEHLVDRSLLFRFTQLLDTVQCSKEEFQEGLKKYRAIEFEDRIRMLHSEYEYRIITLMLVLIAENSWELDEIDKATTIEALDGIVPYEIVDRIFDVYTVPNEREEGWFRYREDLVCALFAENILQQGLKFHIDDFLSNWQQMLPEGFTVNEKYLRGIGIIDREGTVPCVRGLNEADLPTNLLVRLGMLFKTKERWNLEQIEPYIECFTTPTLGVTAILAKHTRSLVVNGVRIYVSKH from the exons ATGATATTCAGTCAAGA TTACGAACGTACGGTGAGTGACGTTCGTACTATTATTAAATATGCTAAATTGGACCACAATAATCTAACCAACACGGCTCAG GCTATCTACTATCCGGACACCGATGTCTCTCCAAATTTGTCTAATCTCAAGCTGTTGGAAGCAGACGAGCATATACTTGAGCAAATCAAGGAAGGCAAAGTGGTTTCCTTCAAAGGAGCACTGAACGAGAAGGTCGTACTTTGCACCGAGTCGCGCACCTACGAAATTAAGGAAGCTGAAATTTCCAACAGCTTACTGTTGGTTCCCCATCTTAAGCAGGCGCAAGCGACCAGTCGTTCGCCCATCAAAAGTCCTAAGGGAGGAGTCAATACCTCGTTGGATAGTAGCACGGAAGAGGTAGTAGAAGAGGTGGACAGTATTGATGAAATCGAGAGGAAGAATGTTGTGAAGATTTTCCACGACTATTTTGAATGTCGCCAGGTAAAACCGAAGTACAGAAAAATTATAGACCTTTTACGGTTAACGCGTTACTCCGGTGCAGAGAATGAACATCTAGTGGATCGCAGTTTGTTGTTTCGGTTTACACAGTTGTTGGATACTGTTCAATGTAGCAAGGAGGAGTTCCAAGAGGGATTGAAAAAATACCGAGCGATTGAATTCGAAGATAGAATTCGGATGTTGCACAGCGAGTACGAGTATCGAATCATTACACTGATGTTAGTATTGATTGCAGAAAACTCGTGGGAGCTGGATGAAATTGATAAAGCTACTACCATTGAAGCGCTGGATGGTATTGTGCCGTACGAAATAGTAGATCGCATCTTCGATGTTTACACAGTACCGAATGAACGCGAGGAAGGTTGGTTTCGGTATCGCGAAGATCTGGTGTGCGCACTCTTTGCGGAGAACATTCTACAGCAAGGTTTGAAATTCCACATCGACGATTTTCTAAGCAACTGGCAACAAATGCTACCGGAAGGATTTACGGTCAATGAGAAGTATCTTCGAGGCATCGGAATAATCGATCGAGAAGGAACGGTTCCCTGTGTGCGTGGACTGAATGAGGCAGACTTGCCAACCAATCTGCTTGTCCGACTCGGTATGCTTTTCAAAACGAAAGAACGATGGAATTTGGAACAAATAGAGCCGTACATAGA ATGCTTTACGACACCCACCTTAGGAGTAACAGCAATTTTGGCTAAGCACACCCGTTCGTTGGTCGTTAATGGAGTACGAATCTACGTTTCGAAGCATTAG